The region TTTTATTGATGACCACAAGCTCGTCTTTATTTTCTTCGATGAGATTTCCTTCGGTGGGATGAACATATCCGGCGAGCCCGTCGATTGGGGTGCGTATGAAACAGTATTTCAAATCGTTTCTGGCATCATGGAGCTTGGCCTGAGTAACCGCGATTGAATCACTGGCGGTTTTCATATCAAGCCGTTTCTCTTCATAGTTTTCTTCACTTACGACTTTACGGCGAACGAGATCCCGGTAACGGTTGTAATCTTTTTTTGCCTGATCATATTTGGTAATGTCCGAAGCCAGCTCTGCCTTGAGCTGACGGATGGATGCTTCGTAAGGGGAAGGGTCCATGGTGAAGAGCTGCTGACCGGCGGTGACATATTCTCCATCTTTAATGAATACCTTACTGAGATAGCCGGTAACTCTTGAACGGACGGTTATTGTATCAATGGCTTTTACCGTGCCGATGGCCGTGAGGTAGTAGGGGGTGTCTTTAAGCTCAGCTTTTGCGGTTGTCACCGGGGCAGGTGGGCGTCCTTTAGCTGCCTGCTTTTTATGATCGCAGGCGGAGATTGTGAACAATGTGCAAATGACAATTACTATAGATGATATACGGACTGTAAAATTATGTAGGGCGAAGCTGTAATTGCGGGACATTGGTAAAATCTCCTTATTGCTGAAAATATAAACCTAACCTATCTTAATTTGTTCTTGATTTGAAGCAGATGAAGGTTAAATATTCGCTGTTATAAAAAGACATGAGTGAATTTATTTGTATAATCACTTGATCTTTAGGCGTTTCACATGCAAGAAGAAACAGATTTTGTGACTGAAGTTACAATGTTTAATACGACACTAAGAAAAAAATATTTAGCTCTTTTTTATATATATGACTACAGCAAATACTGTAAAAATTGACTATGTCGACGGTGTTCGTTTCAGAAGGGGAGTTGTGGCGGCGGCCAGCAGGTTGATCGCTAATTCTCCGCATCTTGATGCGATCAATGTTTTTCCGGTTCCTGATGGGGATACCGGAGCCAATATGGCCGGAACCATGCGCAGCATTGTGAGCTCCACCGGTAAATCCGTGGAACGCTCCATTGAAAAGATGACCGCACTCATCGCGGAATCAGCTCTTGACGGTGCCAAAGGTAACTCCGGGGCTATTCTGGCCCAGTTTCTCTGCGGTTTCGCGGAAGGGGTGAAGGATATGCCCAAGCTCAGTCCTTCAGATTTTGCGAAAGCCGCATCAATGGCCGCTAAGCGGTCCTGCGAGGCTATTTCTGAGCCGAAAGACGGTACTATTCTCAGCGTTATTCGTGACTGGGCTGCTCATCTGCACGCTAACGGCGACAGTTACCGGGACTTTCATCATTTGCTTTCCGACTCTCTCGAGTATGCGCGAAATTCTGCCAAATGTACTACAGAGAAACTGGCTGAACTTAGGGCTGCCGGAGTTGTGGATGCAGGAGCGCAAGGGTTTGTTTATCTTTTGGAAGGTATTGTTGACCTTTTGGAAAATGGGAAAATTGAGAAATCTTTTCTCCCTGATTCCCGTAACTCAAAATCCTTTATCAACGTACAGGATAAGGTCGCAGTCGAATCCCTCGATTTTCGCTTTTGCACTGAATTTCTTCTCAAAGGTGAAAATATTGACCGCGAAGCCATACGCGAAGCTATTTGTGAAATGGGGGACAGCTTGATCGTGGCCGGAACTCTCGGTTCGGTTAAGATCCACATTCATACGAATGAGCCGGATGCCGTTGAAAATATTGTTAGCGGTTATGGCGAAGTAGTTAAGCGTAAGGTGGACGATATGCTGATCCAGCATAAGCGTCTCCTTGCCGATGACCGTACGGTCGGTATACTAACTGACAGTACCTGCGATCTGCCTGATGAAATGCTGGCAGAATATGATATCCGCGTAGTTCCCATGCGGCTTACCATCGATGAACATGAGTACATTGACCGGGTAACTCTCAGCTCCAGTGAATTTTATAAGATTCTTCCCGAAGCCGAGCGGGCTCTTTCTTCCCAGCCGTCTCCCGGTGATATGAAACGGGCTTATGCCAAGGTTTCATCTGATTATGAAGATGTTGTTTCATTGCATATCGCCAAAGTGCTCAGCGGTACTTTTCAAAATGCTCTGACCGTGAGCAATCCTTTCAATAATGTTTCACCTATCGACAGTAAAATGCTTTCAGGCGGTCTCGGGCTGTCTGTTCTTGAAGCCGCCCGTGCGGCAAAGAACGGTGCAACTGTCGCAGAAGTGCGCAGGATTGCTGATCGTGCCGTGGGGAACGTCAAGATTTTCGTAACTATTGACTGCCTTGATTATGCCGTCCGGGGCGGGCGTTTGAGTAAGGGGCAGGGTATTATCGCCAAGGCCCTGAATATCAAACCTATCCTGCAGTTTGCCGGAGAGGGACAGCCCAAGGTTGTAGCCAAGTCTTTCGGCGTAAAACGGCAGGAAAATGCTCTCATCAGACTAGTTAAGGATAATGCTTACGGGCGTGGCAACTTCAGGTATGCCATTACTCATGCCGATGCACCTGAGACAGCAGAAAAAATCAGAAAAATCCTAAAAGCTGAATTCGGTGCTGATCCGGAGTTTGTTGTTGAAGCCTCACCTGTATTGGGAATTCACAGCGGCCCCGGAGCATGTGCGGTCGCGTTTATCACAGACGAATAAGTTGCTTTAAAGATATATCGACTCTCCAAAGGGAGCAGGCTTTTCGCCTGCTCCCTTTTTTTGCACGATCTCAAAGTTAACATATGTGCTATTTTATTTGTAGATTGCTCAATCAATCAGAATTTAACAACAATGATAAAAAATAATAATTGGGGTGCTATTCAGCCGTTAGATAGATACTTTAAGCTGGATTTTTTGAAGGACCTTTCGTTTGGTCAAATTATAGAATCAAGCTAACCGGCGCTCTTTGGAGCCATTTTACGCCATTACTTAAGAATCTTTGCGCGAAATAAATATTTTAAAAAACAAAAATATTTTTAAACGTAAATTTTTCCGAAAATTATTTTTCTTTTTTGTATATTTATTTCACACTCGTCGTCAGAAATGATATGTTCATTAATGAACGTTTAATGCCCGTATTTCGGGCAAAAGACTAAATCTGCAGTTTTGGTCCGGTGCTGACTCAAACGGGTATTTTTGCATAGTCGGTAATTCAATTGGTTAATTGTACATAAATGGAAAAACGCTGTTAATTTCTTGACTTTTCTTCATTCTAAGCTATAAAAGTCACTCAATCCTGAATTCCGAGCGATTTTAAAACAAGCTTGAAGAATGGCAGTCGCAATCACGAGTTTGCACGTTTTTTTATTGATGCGGCCGCTTCTGAACTTATAAACGGTACGGGTGTTTGGAGTTAAGAATTATGGCGATGATTGAAATTAAGAATCTCCACAAGTGGTACGGGGATTTCCATGTTTTAA is a window of Maridesulfovibrio sp. DNA encoding:
- a CDS encoding DegV family protein, whose amino-acid sequence is MTTANTVKIDYVDGVRFRRGVVAAASRLIANSPHLDAINVFPVPDGDTGANMAGTMRSIVSSTGKSVERSIEKMTALIAESALDGAKGNSGAILAQFLCGFAEGVKDMPKLSPSDFAKAASMAAKRSCEAISEPKDGTILSVIRDWAAHLHANGDSYRDFHHLLSDSLEYARNSAKCTTEKLAELRAAGVVDAGAQGFVYLLEGIVDLLENGKIEKSFLPDSRNSKSFINVQDKVAVESLDFRFCTEFLLKGENIDREAIREAICEMGDSLIVAGTLGSVKIHIHTNEPDAVENIVSGYGEVVKRKVDDMLIQHKRLLADDRTVGILTDSTCDLPDEMLAEYDIRVVPMRLTIDEHEYIDRVTLSSSEFYKILPEAERALSSQPSPGDMKRAYAKVSSDYEDVVSLHIAKVLSGTFQNALTVSNPFNNVSPIDSKMLSGGLGLSVLEAARAAKNGATVAEVRRIADRAVGNVKIFVTIDCLDYAVRGGRLSKGQGIIAKALNIKPILQFAGEGQPKVVAKSFGVKRQENALIRLVKDNAYGRGNFRYAITHADAPETAEKIRKILKAEFGADPEFVVEASPVLGIHSGPGACAVAFITDE
- a CDS encoding efflux RND transporter periplasmic adaptor subunit, with the protein product MSRNYSFALHNFTVRISSIVIVICTLFTISACDHKKQAAKGRPPAPVTTAKAELKDTPYYLTAIGTVKAIDTITVRSRVTGYLSKVFIKDGEYVTAGQQLFTMDPSPYEASIRQLKAELASDITKYDQAKKDYNRYRDLVRRKVVSEENYEEKRLDMKTASDSIAVTQAKLHDARNDLKYCFIRTPIDGLAGYVHPTEGNLIEENKDELVVINKISPIAVDFYLPQKYLPEVQKYSANKTLEVLAITEGRSEPEIGRLTFIDNNVDTSTGTVWMQGRFDNSHKVLWPGNYVEIRLKLYDEKIIRIPMQATCTGPKGKFVWIAHSNNTVQMRPVTVERRSSKLDLISKGLKDQETIVTDGQLRLYPGAAIVVKNAANGTSSKTGTGE